The window catatggatgaaatcagtgggcgagtaccaacctttgtcaggaggattattgtgtagagcatacagatgaagcacttctccggaaccatctgttgctatctactgtggtggccatgcttagtatatactcctcgattagattaatgtttccaacatcttcttgtgcagttccactaaaatatatggtatcttcaaagaagatccctgtttgcacaagtagagataattacgtattacattaagagttgcatcaaatcagtggcaaaacaattgctcgttctagccatagcaataaattaagatgcaaaactatatcattacttgtgtcatcacagttccagtgcttcattacagcaccaggagttgatttttgtttttcttccgcttgttcttccccttcatcacttggttcaataacagacaagcttggccttcaatgtaagatttggcatgtcaattaggttgcacaagtatagcactaaacaatgacattaattttctgatgaaagtggcaaaatacaggccaacagttgtgaaatacccttatcttacctcaatgggatattacggtgcacatacagattggaagtcttgtctccatttgtgcagttcactaaaatcaagcaacattaccgtacaagtagcacaacatatgaaagcacactgcagaatcatgtgaaagaaggctagtactgacctctcatgacgtggaattcaaacaactcacaagaagaagttctgaaccaaatttgccaacacggataggaagtaagatctcctcatgtgcagttccactaagatcaagcaatcaagcaacgttgtcggtgtgacattttggttgaactgcacaaaacactcttaaaacaaaagtgttttgtgcagtgcaacaaaaggtcacaatggcaacgaggtgaagtagataaccctgtttacacagaggtgcaaaggaaacaactagtggtcaataacggtggatgacacagaagccaacaaaaagaagatctaccttatctaaatgggaaagaaagcaagacagtagcatttctcaaacgctggcattgattaatattaacagagagattatattaacaataaaattcgttaaacatgtaatttgcttttaactgtggcattgcatcaattttccagcggcattattagagggtgtttgtttacagggacattttggtggagggactaaaaaaactccgtgtcagtcccatctaaaccaaataggagggacttttagggactaaaagtgggcatttgggactaaagaaagaagaccccgagggagtctttttgggactttttccaacagttgcccctgcacgcatcgcaccttgtctctattagttcactactaggggtaacatggtcttttagcatgtcatttaataacctctagtccatgtttcgtccctggaaccaagcaggtagggactagggagtttttaaccaaactgggccttagattaacaacagctaaagagttgcacgggacagtggacgcaccagcaccatgtgcatctaccgatgtactggggtgatgcacagtctgttgtagcaaagaacaaacaaccaaggagcatatttgtgttggtcccagttttgttatctttagacacctttccctatgtgagcgcagcaaatctagtcctgctcaaactctacagccttgtcccccaaaacaaaagatcagtttgttacagatgtgcatactgtgtttgtcattgttttcccttttcgaccaacgtaggtgctggatagccagtctatactagtactttccccacttcctttcctctgtgaaccacgtcctagatttatgctatacaactttcccaactactttcccccattcatgtcctctttgaaccatgtcttagattcatgcgatacaactttccccacaactttcccccttcctttcctttttgaaccacgtcctagattcgtgctatacaacttttcccactactttcccccattcctttcctctttgaatcacgtcgtagattcatggtatacaactttccccactactttcctgtttgatccaacacctagattcgagtgcagaagcggaaaaagcccacatgcagctagagcaatgcatgtggaataagtaaattataccttaaggttcttggggtgtggttcggtgggcgaccggagaccgttcgacccacactatgtacggcagcgaagaagaaggggtcagaggccctcccgcgccgccgttGGGTGAaggtgaacagctgcgccggtagtggattcccttcctcgccgacggcgacagcgttaagcctccttcccttcccggcggacggttctttgaccagcagtgaggggagagagagaggccagcgaagtcttgtttagatctggagagggtgagagagtgtgaagagagcaactacaagcagaccaacagtgaggggagagagaggccaaagaagtcttgtttagatctagagagggtgagagagtgtgaagagagcaactacaagcgctgaggctccaacgtgtatatatatactggagagagtgtgaagagtgcaaaccctagaaaacaagcgccgaggctgcagcttatacgtgatgaggtgattatacgtgatgaggtgattatacggccACTATGAGGTGATCCCGTGCAGAAAATTGATTTGCTTATTgaaggtgaagacgatgtccttcatagACCGGCCATCCACCATGTGATCACGGGTGAATTCTGTGATCATGGAGTGATTGGCActgagtccacgctccaccatcccttGGAACTTGAAGATGTCCTGTTCCACCGCCTCGAGCCTGGCCTCCACGCTTCCCGTCCTGTTGGGCCCTTGAGCATCCTGGATGTGGAGCGCCCCCTCACACATCTCAATGGCTTGAGGGTGCTTCAACACCTCTGGTAGGTACGTGTTGATGaccttcttgaagaacttgtccttggaggagcttggtGGAGCCATGGCGATCTAGATCTGACAGGAAAACAACACGAAACAAGAACAGATGATATTTCTGCGGTGCGGTGGTCAATACGTCTGGGGGAGTATATAAAGAAtcttttatcttgggaaacaagcataCCACAGGAAAATGGAATTGGGAAGGTACCCGAGGGGCCCACTACCCAATAGGGCGTGCCAGGTGGGgcaggcgcgccttggtgcctcgtgggcacctGGGTTGCCTTCCCGGGTGTTtcttaatttttttattttttctaatattccaaaaccgacagaaaatatttttgcagaaTTTTCGAAGTCCATTTACTTAGCATATCATGTACCTCTTCCTTTTCAGGGTTCTAGAGTGTTCTGGAAGGTCTCTCTTATTTGTTGCTCCGTTGTCATGGTTtgaataatattagtttcaacattaataggtgtACCTGAAATATAGTGTTGTATTCTTTGTCCATTGACCACCTTCAGACTAGTGCCTTCGGCATTATTGATCTTAATGGCTCCAGAACGATAAACTTCTTCGATGATATGTGtcccttcccatttggagagaagttttcctgcaaaaaaatataaaacaagAATTGTACAATAGTACATATTCATCAACTTTAAATTCCCGcatttggattcttttgtcatgccatctcttaaccttttctttgaatagtttggcattttcataggcttgggttctccattcatctagagagctaatatcaaataacctcttttcaccggcaagtttgaggtcatagttgagttctttaattgtccaatatgctttatgttctaattcaagaggcaaatgacaagctttcccataaaccattttatatggagacatacccataggatttttataagctgttctgtaggcccaaagtgcatcatctaatttcatagaccaattctttcgagacctattgacagttttttgtaatattaactttatttctctattgctaagttcaattTGTCCACTGGATTGAGGGTGATAAGGTGATGCtattctatggttgacatcatatttagcaagtagtttacggaaagcaccacgaataaaatgtgaaccaccatcagtcattaaatatctagtgACTCCAAACCtagggaaaataacttctttaagcattttaatggaggtgttatgatcaacactgctagttggaatagcttctacccacttagtgacataatcaacatcaaccaaaatgtgtgtatacccattagaggaaggaaaaggtatcatataatcaaaaccccaaacatcaaatggttcaataacaagtgaataattcataggcatttcccgACGTTTAcaaatattaccaattctttgacattcgtcacaagataaaacaaacttacgggcatccttgaagagagtaggccaataaaaaccagattgtaataccttgtgtgcagttctatctcccgcatgatgccctctgtaagcttcagagtgacatttccgtaggatttgctcctgttcatgctcaggtatacaatgtctaataataccatctacttcTTTATatagatgtgggtcatcccaaaagtaatgtcataaatcatagaagaattttctcttttgttggtatgtgaaactaggtggtataaatttagcaacaatataattagcatagtcaacataccaaggagtattatgagaagcatttatgacacgtagttgttcatcaggaaagctatcatcaataggtagtgggtcatcaagaatattttctaacctagacaagttatcaacCATGTgattctcagctccttttctatcagtgatgtgtaagtcaaattcttgtagcaagagaacccacctaatgagtctaggtttagcatctttcttttccataaggtatttaatagcagcatgacgacgtgaacaattactttggaatcaactatagaagatctgaatttatcacaagcaaacacaactgctaaaaatttgtcaggaccccgatcctaagtcacaccgatctagcatgtaacacatgatatcactttgcggcatcacgcacggtatccccacgggtgccaccttacctggcccgggaccatttgcaccttttggctcacgtatatgatagtgtcgctagcatccatatgacagagaacccaggccgacatgactagtcgtaaacccaaggtggcactaacttacagggacagacATACATGACCTAGCAATgcacgtgtcggtcatcaacgtatgaacccaagtcgtagcaagctacaaggacttaaaggaacaatgcatgacatttccccgaagggacagacacatgagcaaagaaggacacatgccgatCATCCCATgtgt is drawn from Aegilops tauschii subsp. strangulata cultivar AL8/78 chromosome 1, Aet v6.0, whole genome shotgun sequence and contains these coding sequences:
- the LOC109755149 gene encoding uncharacterized protein, which translates into the protein MAPPSSSKDKFFKKVINTYLPEVLKHPQAIEMCEGALHIQDAQGPNRTGSVEARLEAVEQDIFKFQGMVERGLSANHSMITEFTRDHMVDGRSMKDIVFTFNKQINFLHGITS